From Spartinivicinus ruber, the proteins below share one genomic window:
- a CDS encoding HrpE/YscL family type III secretion apparatus protein encodes MFSIINLNQGDFQIAPGTKLIKQVEYAKLLSAEQLIEQAKQQAGNIVAEAEILQQQEMTRGYNQGLAEAKQQQAEVINRTLLECAQFKTQLATELVQVVLQSVKKVIADYGDIDLIKACVTQALAQTSDCQQLSLLVAPAMLTTVKDHLDDIKVIAPDIQWEVLPDSSITGFGCKVETPIKVIDTTIDNQLAALEKAVNEWFTSSDK; translated from the coding sequence ATGTTTTCGATTATTAACTTGAATCAAGGTGATTTTCAAATAGCGCCAGGAACAAAGTTAATCAAGCAAGTAGAATACGCTAAGTTGTTATCTGCGGAGCAATTAATTGAACAAGCAAAGCAACAGGCTGGGAATATTGTAGCAGAAGCTGAAATATTACAGCAGCAGGAAATGACCAGAGGATATAACCAAGGTTTAGCAGAAGCCAAGCAACAACAGGCTGAGGTAATTAATCGAACCCTGCTGGAGTGCGCACAATTTAAAACCCAGCTCGCAACAGAGCTAGTGCAGGTCGTATTACAGTCAGTGAAAAAAGTTATTGCTGATTATGGTGATATTGATCTAATAAAGGCTTGTGTTACTCAGGCATTAGCGCAAACCTCCGATTGTCAGCAATTAAGTTTATTGGTTGCGCCTGCCATGTTGACGACAGTTAAAGACCATTTGGATGACATCAAAGTAATTGCCCCTGATATTCAGTGGGAAGTTTTACCTGATAGCAGTATTACAGGTTTTGGATGTAAAGTGGAAACTCCAATCAAAGTTATTGATACAACCATTGATAACCAGCTGGCGGCTTTGGAAAAAGCAGTTAATGAGTGGTTTACGAGTTCTGATAAATAA